The Deltaproteobacteria bacterium DNA window CGCCCTCCATGTGCACGGGGCGCTCGGCTGCTCGAACGAGATGCCGCTCGCGCACATGTGGATGACCGTGCCCGTGATGGGCATCGCCGACGGGCCGAGCGAGGTGCACAAGGTGACGGTCGCGAAGCAGGTGCTCAAGCAGTACCGGCCCTACGAGGGCCTGTGGCCGCGTGCCTTCCTGCCCGAGCGCGTGGCCGAGGCGCGGGCGCGCTTCGCCGAGCACCTCGAGCGGGAGGTGGGGAACTTGTGAGCGGCGGCTCGGCGCTGGTCGATCCCGAGCGGCTCGCGCGCTGGATGGACGAGCGCGGGCTCCCCGGCCGCGGCGAGCCGGTCGCGTGCCGCTTCATCACCGGCGGCGCCTCGAACGAGCTCTTCGAGGTCCGTCGCGGTGAGGTCCGGCTGGCGCTGCGGCGCCCGCCGCTCCGGGTCCCGGAGGGCCGGAACGAGAGCATGCTGCGCGAGTACCGCGTCCTCGCCGCGCTCCGCGACACGGACGTGCCTCACGCGCGCGTGCTCGCATGCTGCGACGACCCGTCGGTCCTCGGCGCCTGCTTCTTCCTCATGGAGTACGTGGACGGCTGGTCGTGCATGTCCACCGGCGGCTGGCCGCCGCCGTTCGACACCGACCTCGAGGCGCGGCAGGGGCTCGCCTGGGAGCTCGTCGATGCGATCGCGAAGCTCGCGCGCGTCGACTGGCGCGCGCGCGGCCTCGAGGGTTTCGGCCGGCCGGAGGGCTTCCACGAGCGGCAGGTGGACCGCTGGCTCGCGCATCTGGCGCGCTTCCGCTTCCGCGACCTCCCCGGCATCGAGGAGGCCGCCGCCTGGCTTCGCCGCTACACGCCCCGCTCCTACCGCCCCGGCATCCTCCACGGCGACTACCAGTTCGCGAACGTCATGTTCCGCGACGGCGCGCCGGCCCGCATGGCCGCCATCGTCGACTGGGAGATGGCAACCATCGGCGACCCGCTCCTCGACCTCGGCTGGGTGCTCATGGGCTGGCCCGACCCCGACGAGGAGCGTGCCCACGCGGGCTACGTCGACTACACGGGCATGCCGCGCCGCGCGGAGCTCTGCGAGCGCTACGCGCG harbors:
- a CDS encoding phosphotransferase family protein: MDERGLPGRGEPVACRFITGGASNELFEVRRGEVRLALRRPPLRVPEGRNESMLREYRVLAALRDTDVPHARVLACCDDPSVLGACFFLMEYVDGWSCMSTGGWPPPFDTDLEARQGLAWELVDAIAKLARVDWRARGLEGFGRPEGFHERQVDRWLAHLARFRFRDLPGIEEAAAWLRRYTPRSYRPGILHGDYQFANVMFRDGAPARMAAIVDWEMATIGDPLLDLGWVLMGWPDPDEERAHAGYVDYTGMPRRAELCERYARGSGLPVDEIDYYVILARFKIAIVLEGGYARYVQGGADNPKMAAFGDVVLDMARKAAELARTTPLRR